In one window of Arachis ipaensis cultivar K30076 chromosome B06, Araip1.1, whole genome shotgun sequence DNA:
- the LOC107646350 gene encoding zinc finger MYM-type protein 1-like has protein sequence MRKQSKIDAIFKRKVTDDVGVQTSQPSNLVSQEVQVSELSNLTQNTHQQKAQVPRLERDVDISLLERDPGKRRPIWQYNVNERDKIRRAYIIAGPYQPTNISYPASGNNNHRRYFQSSWFKKFPSWLEYSPEKDAAYCLPCYLFGKHYGACNDGKNAFSELGFSNWKKVNNGVNCVFVCHEGSIPNSPHNLCVKSCDDLMAQSKHIDKVLDRHSDETIANNRLRLKTSIDAIRWLAFQACAFRGDDESPGSLNRGNFIELIKLLASCNQNVNNVVLENAPGNAQYISPGVQKDILHIFARKVRATIREEIGDSKFCIIIDEARDESKREQMSVVLRFVDKHGCVQERFFDLIHVSDTCSLTLKTEISSVLSRHNLDVQNLRGQGYDGATKEVCYVHQFFSKLTLIVNVVIVSPKRHDQLRVAQANNVANLIADDQLMTGSGLNQIGTLQRAGDTRWGSHLNSVRSLLCMFDATCEVLEKSTEEGNFSTCGDASAAYDAITSFEFVFVLHLMRNILEVSHDLCQALQRKNQDILNALTLVSTTKTLIQRMRESSWEAFIKEVILFCEKHEVEVPDMNALHIPRRGRTRKIVDQISVEHHYCVNLFLAVIDTQLQELNGRFNDNMVELLTLSSTLDPRDNYKFFSVNKVCELVERFYPGDFSDQEKFHIRMQAQHYELDVPNHVELTNLCTISELCQGLTKTGKSLTYPLIDRLIRLVLTLPVSTATTERSFSAMNIVKNRLRNKMEDEFLANCLLIYIEKKIAERFDTDSIIDKFYDMKN, from the exons ATGAGAAAGCAAAGTAAAATTGATGCAATTTTTAAGAGAAAAGTTACTGATGATGTTGGAGTTCAAACAAGTCAACCCTCTAATCTTGTTTCACAAGAAGTTCAAGTAAGTGAACTCTCTAATCTTACTCAAAATACACATCAACAAAAAGCCCAAGTTCCAAGATTAGAAAGAGATGTTGATATCTCTTTACTAGAAAGGGATCCAGGAAAGCGACGTCCAATTTGGCAGTATAATGTCAATGAACGTGATAAGATTCGTAGAGCATACATAATAGCTGGGCCATACCAACCAACAAATATTAGCTATCCAGCTTCTGGTAATAACAATCATCGTCGATATTTTCAATCTTCTTGGTTTAAAAAATTTCCAAGTTGGTTAGAATATTCACCAGAAAAAGATGCTGCTTATTGTTTGCCTTGCTACTTgtttggtaaacattatggtgctTGCAATGATGGAAAAAATGCATTTTCAGAGTTAGGATTTAGTAATTGGAAGAAAGTAAACAATGGAGTGAATTGTGTATTTGTATGTCACGAGGGTTCTATTCCTAATTCTCCCCATAATTTATGTGTGAAATCTTGTGATGATTTAATGGCTCAATCTAAGCATATAGACAAAGTTCTTGATAGGCATAGTGATGAAACTATTGCAAATAACCGCTTAAGGTTGAAGACATCTATTGATGCTATTCGATGGCTTGCATTTCAAGCATGTGCATTTAGAGGCGATGATGAAAGTCCTGGATCTTTGAATAGGGGAAATTTTATTGAGTTAATTAAGCTTTTGGCTTCCTGTAATCAGAATGTTAATAATGTTGTTCTTGAAAATGCTCCTGGAAATGCTCAATATATATCTCCCGGTGTTCAAAAAGATATATTACATATCTTTGCTAGAAAAGTGCGTGCAACAATTCGAGAAGAAATTGGTGATTctaaattttgtataattattgATGAAGCAAGAGATGAGTCAAAGCGAGAACAAATGTCTGTGGTTTTGAGATTTGTAGACAAGCATGGTTGTGTTCAAGAAAGATTTTTTGATCTTATACATGTTTCTGATACGTGTTCTTTGACATTGAAAACAGAAATTTCATCAGTTCTTTCTCGTCATAATCTTGATGTTCAAAATCTTAGGGGACAAGGGTATGATGGAGCTA CTAAAGAAGTTTGCTATGTTCAtcaattcttttcaaaacttACACTAATTGTGAATGTTGTGATTGTTTCTCCTAAACGTCATGATCAGTTAAGGGTTGCTCAAGCAAATAATGTTGCAAACTTAATTGCTGATGATCAACTTATGACAGGTAGTGGACTTAATCAAATTGGTACTTTGCAAAGAGCTGGAGATACTAGATGGGGGTCTCATTTGAATTCTGTACGTAGCTTGCTATGCATGTTTGATGCTACTTGTGAAGTTCTTGAAAAAAGCACTGAAGAAGGTAATTTCTCCACTTGTGGTGATGCTAGTGCTGCTTATGATGCTATCACATCCTTTGAATTTGTCTTTGTTTTGCATTTGATGAGAAATATTTTGGAAGTTAGTCATGATCTTTGCCAAGCTTTGCAACGAAAAAATCAAGACATATTGAATGCTCTAACTCTGGTTTCTACTACCAAGACTTTAATCCAACGAATGAGAGAATCAAGTTGGGAGGCTTTCATAAAAGAAGTTATATTGTTTTGTGAGAAACATGAAGTTGAAGTTCCTGATATGAATGCATTACATATTCCTAGAAGAGGCCGAACTCGCAAAATTGTTGACCAAATTTCAGTGGAGCATCATTACTGTGTTAATTTATTTCTGGCTGTAATTGATACACAGTTACAAGAGCTTAATGGAAGATTCAATGATAATATGGTGGAATTACTTACTTTAAGTTCAACTTTAGATCCCAGAGATAATTATAAGTTCTTCAGTGTCAACAAAGTATGTGAATTAGTAGAACGATTTTATCCAGGTGACTTCAGTGACCAAGAGAAATTTCACATTAGAATGCAAGCTCAACATTATGAACTTGATGTTCCTAATCATGTTGAGTTAACTAACTTGTGCACAATTTCGGAGTTATGTCAAGGATTAACGAAGACAGGAAAGTCTTTAACATATCCTTTGATTGATCGTTTGATTCGCTTGGTATTAACTCTCCCTGTTTCAACTGCTACAACTGAGAGAtctttttcagctatgaatattgtgaagaatagaCTCAGAAATAAAATGGAAgatgaatttcttgctaattgtcttttgaTTTACATTGAGAAGAAGATTGCTGAAAGATTTGACACCGATTCTATTATCGATAAATTTTATGATATGAAGAATTGA
- the LOC107645639 gene encoding caffeoylshikimate esterase isoform X3 → MQLFTCKWLPLSSPKALVFLCHGYGMECSRFMRECGVRLACARYAVYGVDYEGHGKSQGARCYIKKFDNIVHDCFDFFSSVTGLEEYRGKPRFLYGESMGGAVALLLHMKHHSFWDGAVLVAPMCKISEKVKPHQVVINILTKVEDIIPKWKIVPTKDVINSAFKDPAKRERVTHSSSTIRKNKLIYQERPRLKTALEMLRTSMSIEESLYKVTLPFFVLHGEADTVTDPDVSGALYERASSKDKTIKLYPSMWHGLTSGEPDDNIDIVFDDIITWLDTHNTNNLASSHSTLQPCATTANKTTTTSSVLHKTHIKRRRSYLCGLKRRNSLHHSAT, encoded by the exons AATGTGGAGTAAGGCTAGCTTGTGCGAGGTACGCTGTGTACGGTGTGGATTATGAAGGACATGGAAAATCCCAAGGTGCCCGTTGTTACATCAAGAAATTTGATAATATTGTTCACGATTGCTTTGACTTTTTCAGCTCAGTCACCG GGCTTGAAGAGTACCGTGGAAAACCCAGGTTCTTGTATGGGGAATCCATGGGAGGGGCTGTTGCCCTACTTTTGCATATGAAGCACCATTCTTTTTGGGACGGTGCCGTTCTTGTTGCACCCATGTGTAAG ATATCAGAGAAGGTGAAACCACACCAGGTGGTGATCAATATACTGACTAAAGTAGAAGATATAATTCCAAAGTGGAAGATCGTCCCCACTAAGGATGTCATCAACTCAGCCTTCAAAGACCCTGCCAAACGAGAAAGGGTGACACATTCTTCGTCCACA ATAAGGAAGAACAAGCTGATATACCAAGAGAGGCCTCGGCTGAAAACAGCACTAGAGATGTTGAGAACAAGCATGAGTATTGAGGAGAGTTTATACAAAGTGACTCTGCCATTCTTTGTGTTGCATGGCGAAGCAGACACAGTGACAGACCCTGATGTGAGTGGGGCATTGTATGAGAGAGCAAGTAGCAAAGACAAGACCATCAAACTCTACCCATCTATGTGGCATGGTTTGACTTCTGGTGAGCCTGATGACAACATCGACATTGTCTTTGATGACATCATTACGTGGTTAGACACACACAATACCAATAATCTTGCATCGTCCCATTCTACTCTTCAACCCTGTGCCACCACCGCTAATAAGACGACTACTACTAGCAGTGTTCTCCATAAAACACACATCAAGAGGAGGAGAAGCTATCTCTGTGGCTTGAAAAGACGCAATTCCCTGCACCATTCTGCAACTTAG